A region of Bicyclus anynana chromosome 15, ilBicAnyn1.1, whole genome shotgun sequence DNA encodes the following proteins:
- the LOC128198793 gene encoding uncharacterized protein LOC128198793, translating to MSSYLGNLASFDYKINEWEVFHSKLTQFIKLNKISDDSQSAVLLTHLSDDSYRLIRNLVHPKKLEVCSYTELVEALNQHFTPKRSTFADRAKFYEASRSDGESIEEWAARLRGLAVYCDFGAELDTLLRDRFVLGFRAGPERDKLFECDSKTLTFGQALEVAQKTACARQARVVVKEEPVFRVGEQRKAGHGQAQAKPSRSEDRSSVMQRCSVCGLRSHSADKCRFRNLKCRSCGGGHLVNVQK from the coding sequence atgagttcTTATCTCGGAAACTTAGCTTCTTTTGactataaaattaatgagtGGGAAGTGTTTCACAGTAAATTAACACagtttataaagttaaataaaatctctGATGATAGTCAAAGTGCAGTGTTATTGACACATCTCTCGGATGACTCATATCGGTTAATTCGAAATTTGGTGCACCCAAAGAAGCTCGAAGTATGTAGTTATACTGAGCTGGTAGAAGCGCTAAACCAGCATTTTACGCCAAAAAGGTCGACCTTCGCAGACAGGGCAAAATTCTACGAAGCAAGCAGATCGGACGGTGAGAGTATCGAAGAATGGGCGGCACGGCTAAGAGGGTTGGCCGTATATTGTGACTTCGGTGCTGAGCTGGACACGCTCCTGCGCGACCGTTTCGTTCTGGGCTTCCGAGCAGGGCCGGAGCGTGATAAACTCTTCGAATGTGATTCGAAAACCTTGACATTCGGACAAGCCTTGGAAGTGGCACAGAAGACGGCTTGTGCGCGACAGGCGCGCGTCGTCGTGAAAGAGGAGCCAGTATTTCGCGTCGGTGAGCAGCGGAAGGCTGGCCACGGCCAGGCTCAGGCCAAGCCGAGTCGATCGGAGGATAGATCGAGTGTAATGCAGCGCTGTAGTGTGTGCGGGTTGCGATCCCATAGTGCCGATAAGTGCAGGTTCCGTAACCTGAAGTGCAGATCCTGTGGGGGAGGGCATTTAGTAAATGtgcaaaaataa